One Sporomusaceae bacterium ACPt DNA window includes the following coding sequences:
- the trxA_1 gene encoding Thioredoxin 1, which translates to MSVLNINSVAEFNDTVLKSDKPVLVDFWAPWCGPCKMVGPEVEAVANNFEGRAVVAKVNVDEQQDLAGQYGVMSIPTLIVFKGGSEVSRITGFRPQKDIGNALEKAF; encoded by the coding sequence ATGAGTGTGTTGAATATTAACAGTGTGGCGGAATTTAATGATACTGTGCTCAAATCGGACAAGCCTGTGCTTGTTGACTTTTGGGCGCCATGGTGCGGGCCGTGCAAGATGGTCGGACCCGAAGTCGAGGCGGTGGCCAATAACTTTGAAGGCCGGGCAGTCGTGGCCAAGGTCAATGTCGATGAACAGCAGGACTTAGCCGGCCAATATGGTGTAATGAGCATTCCTACATTGATTGTATTTAAAGGCGGTAGCGAAGTCAGCCGGATTACCGGTTTCCGTCCGCAAAAAGATATAGGGAATGCTTTAGAAAAAGCATTTTAA
- a CDS encoding ISLre2 family transposase ISAmde2, with product MEIIRVLMPIFLSIVEMVLNSLSGKMGFEEFQRKLADKLHEVGREITKQVLEELDQQIKNDKRKRSGWQVCRTGDSKEIVTCFGAVSYKRTYYRHKETGEYAYLVDKQVGYTNHMRVDNNVKAKLVAGAGELAYRKSAQKVAQECGGVTVSGQTVLRAVREFEQPINPKPDERKRVKTLYIEADEDHVASQHGRAMEVRLVYIHEGWQQEEKRRSLINPIYLSSVDEDADTFWERVWETVDARYDIDQIETVNILGDGAAWIKSAVQVFPKAKFILDRFHLMKYIRRAVGGNHEQGKALRGALRFGNREKAQEIIKELLAAAATESRKQAILEAWRYIQNNWDGITELYRKKEVKCSAEGHVSHVLSARLSSRPMGWSREGAKHMANIRVCQANGQEVAEEYLNQQRIRSQALPVLTIAEETIEKQRNSLKAAREVLDNIPVLKGPKSFLYEALQGLSLALA from the coding sequence ATGGAAATTATTCGTGTTCTCATGCCAATATTCCTTTCTATCGTCGAAATGGTTTTAAATAGTTTATCAGGAAAAATGGGTTTTGAGGAATTTCAGCGGAAATTAGCTGATAAACTTCATGAAGTAGGCCGTGAAATCACCAAGCAGGTTTTAGAGGAACTGGATCAACAGATAAAAAACGATAAAAGGAAACGATCTGGGTGGCAGGTTTGCCGGACTGGAGACAGTAAGGAAATCGTCACCTGCTTTGGCGCCGTAAGCTACAAAAGGACATACTACCGCCATAAAGAAACGGGGGAATATGCCTACCTGGTTGACAAGCAAGTGGGCTATACAAACCATATGCGGGTAGATAATAACGTGAAAGCAAAGCTTGTGGCAGGCGCGGGAGAACTGGCTTACCGAAAAAGCGCGCAGAAGGTAGCGCAAGAATGCGGAGGCGTAACCGTAAGCGGTCAAACGGTTTTGCGCGCGGTGCGTGAATTTGAACAACCCATAAACCCAAAACCAGACGAGCGCAAACGCGTGAAAACCCTGTATATTGAAGCCGATGAAGACCACGTAGCCAGTCAACACGGGCGTGCTATGGAAGTGCGGTTAGTATATATTCATGAAGGTTGGCAGCAAGAAGAAAAGCGTCGTAGTTTGATTAACCCAATCTACCTAAGCAGCGTAGATGAAGATGCCGATACGTTCTGGGAACGGGTGTGGGAAACCGTAGATGCGCGTTATGACATCGATCAAATAGAAACAGTGAACATCCTGGGAGACGGAGCAGCGTGGATCAAAAGTGCAGTCCAAGTATTTCCGAAAGCGAAATTTATTTTGGACCGGTTTCATTTGATGAAATATATTCGCCGGGCAGTAGGTGGCAATCACGAGCAAGGCAAGGCCTTGAGGGGAGCGCTCAGGTTTGGGAACCGTGAAAAGGCACAAGAAATCATAAAGGAACTGTTAGCTGCTGCGGCCACAGAGAGTCGGAAACAGGCCATATTAGAGGCGTGGAGATATATCCAAAACAATTGGGATGGAATTACCGAACTATACCGAAAGAAAGAAGTAAAGTGCAGTGCGGAAGGACATGTCAGCCATGTATTGTCGGCGCGACTAAGCAGCCGGCCCATGGGCTGGAGCCGTGAGGGTGCCAAGCATATGGCCAATATACGCGTATGCCAGGCAAATGGGCAAGAAGTAGCCGAGGAATACCTAAACCAACAACGCATACGTTCGCAAGCATTGCCGGTCTTGACGATTGCCGAAGAGACCATAGAAAAACAGAGGAATAGCCTAAAAGCAGCTCGTGAGGTATTGGACAATATTCCGGTATTAAAAGGGCCAAAAAGCTTTTTGTATGAGGCGCTGCAGGGACTCTCTCTGGCTCTTGCATAA
- the mftC_1 gene encoding Putative mycofactocin radical SAM maturase MftC, which produces MIGCTKLLCGTATVSDIVKYGRSSRHLPPQMLQFSSDATPIVVWNSTNRCNLKCQHCYICAEDREYAGEFTTAEAKAFIDDLAGMKVPVLLFSGGEPLVRSDLFELGAYAIKQGIRPVISTNGTLITPDMAKRIKETGFQYVGVSIDGNEEVHDSFRGKKGAFRETLAGIRNSIAAGNKTGIRFTVNKLNYHTLPEILDIVEREKIPRFCMYHLVYAGRGREMAELDTTPEQKRQTIELLIERTLDFSRRGIEVEILTTDNHADGIYILQYFERTQPERVPEIKELLSMHGGCSAGQKMANVDPQGNVHACQFWGHKSLGNVREQPFSQIWQNTQDDFLCKLRDKQSYVTGRCGQCRYKSLCSGCRIRAEAVSGDMWGEDPACYLTDYKE; this is translated from the coding sequence ATGATAGGTTGCACCAAACTGCTTTGCGGTACGGCGACAGTGTCGGACATAGTAAAATATGGCCGCAGTTCCCGCCATCTGCCGCCACAGATGCTTCAGTTTTCTTCAGACGCAACTCCCATTGTTGTATGGAACTCGACCAACCGCTGCAATCTTAAGTGTCAGCACTGTTATATTTGTGCTGAGGACCGGGAATATGCCGGAGAGTTTACAACTGCCGAAGCCAAAGCGTTTATTGACGATCTGGCAGGCATGAAAGTGCCGGTACTTTTATTTTCAGGCGGTGAGCCGCTGGTCCGGTCTGATTTATTTGAACTTGGCGCTTATGCTATTAAGCAAGGGATTCGCCCGGTTATTTCGACTAATGGAACGCTGATTACTCCTGACATGGCCAAGCGCATCAAAGAAACAGGATTTCAGTATGTAGGCGTCAGTATTGATGGCAATGAAGAAGTACATGACTCTTTCCGGGGTAAAAAAGGAGCTTTCCGGGAGACCTTGGCCGGTATCCGCAATTCAATCGCTGCCGGTAACAAGACCGGGATTCGTTTTACGGTAAACAAGCTAAATTATCATACCTTGCCTGAGATCCTGGATATTGTGGAACGGGAAAAAATACCCCGTTTTTGTATGTATCATCTCGTATATGCCGGACGCGGGCGGGAAATGGCCGAACTTGACACTACTCCCGAGCAAAAACGGCAGACCATTGAACTCTTGATTGAACGGACGCTTGATTTTTCCCGTCGCGGCATTGAGGTCGAGATTCTTACAACTGATAATCATGCTGACGGCATCTATATCCTTCAGTATTTTGAACGTACCCAGCCGGAGCGTGTGCCTGAGATTAAAGAGCTATTGTCGATGCATGGCGGCTGTTCGGCCGGGCAGAAGATGGCGAACGTTGACCCGCAGGGTAATGTTCATGCTTGTCAGTTCTGGGGTCACAAGTCGCTGGGCAATGTGCGTGAGCAACCTTTTAGTCAGATTTGGCAAAATACGCAAGATGATTTTTTGTGCAAGCTCCGGGACAAACAAAGCTATGTTACCGGCCGCTGCGGCCAATGTCGGTACAAGAGCTTATGCAGCGGCTGCCGCATAAGGGCCGAAGCCGTGTCCGGCGACATGTGGGGTGAAGACCCGGCCTGCTATCTTACTGATTATAAGGAGTAA
- the mftC_2 gene encoding Putative mycofactocin radical SAM maturase MftC, with protein sequence MIISWNTTQQCNINCIHCYRDAGAKQTDELTTAEGKKLLGEMAKAGFKIVILSGGEPLLRPDIYELIAYAASMGLRPVIGTNGIMLTGDVPAKLKAAGLMCAGISIDSRDKERHDKFRGCSGAWQQTMNGITCCKEAGLPFQIHTTVTSWNETEITDITDLAVEVGAVAHHIFFLVPAGRGKDIEETTLKTAQYEALLTRILDKQATTSIELKPTCAPQFMRIAKERGVPMRYSRGCLAGTSYCVILPNGDVQPCPYLPLKVGNVRETAFDTIWHNSRVFQELRHEPLKGGCGSCGFDTVCGGCRARAYYYSGGDYLAEEPWCNRGCRGS encoded by the coding sequence ATGATTATCTCATGGAACACCACCCAACAGTGCAATATTAACTGTATACACTGCTACCGTGATGCAGGCGCCAAGCAGACCGATGAGCTTACTACCGCCGAGGGCAAAAAACTGCTGGGTGAGATGGCAAAAGCCGGGTTTAAAATTGTTATCTTAAGTGGCGGCGAGCCGTTGCTCCGTCCGGATATTTACGAACTTATAGCCTATGCCGCTTCAATGGGCCTGCGTCCGGTTATCGGCACTAACGGGATTATGCTTACCGGCGATGTTCCCGCGAAATTAAAAGCCGCCGGTCTGATGTGCGCCGGCATCAGTATTGACAGCCGTGATAAAGAACGGCATGATAAGTTTCGCGGCTGTAGCGGCGCATGGCAACAAACAATGAACGGTATTACATGTTGCAAGGAAGCAGGCCTGCCGTTTCAAATTCACACTACAGTTACCAGTTGGAATGAAACCGAGATTACCGACATTACCGACCTGGCGGTGGAAGTCGGCGCTGTCGCTCACCACATCTTTTTCCTGGTGCCTGCCGGACGGGGCAAGGATATTGAAGAAACAACACTCAAAACGGCTCAATACGAAGCGCTGTTGACCCGCATTCTTGACAAGCAGGCCACAACTTCGATTGAACTGAAACCAACGTGCGCCCCGCAATTTATGCGTATTGCCAAAGAACGCGGCGTACCCATGCGCTACAGCCGGGGCTGTTTAGCCGGTACTTCATATTGTGTCATTCTGCCTAACGGCGATGTCCAGCCTTGCCCGTACCTGCCGCTCAAGGTAGGTAACGTGCGGGAAACAGCCTTTGACACCATCTGGCACAACAGCCGGGTGTTCCAAGAACTCCGGCATGAGCCGTTAAAAGGCGGTTGCGGTTCATGCGGCTTTGATACCGTGTGCGGCGGCTGTCGCGCCAGGGCGTATTATTACTCCGGCGGCGATTATCTGGCCGAAGAACCCTGGTGCAACCGGGGATGCCGGGGAAGTTAA
- a CDS encoding Cytochrome c nitrite reductase subunit NrfH, with product MELKNYLDKKSLTLILLGMVAAFAGLAVAGGGMAYADNAAFCSSCHSMQRVAATWQVSNHRQFTCGDCHLPHDNIVHKMYVKSQTGMHDTYHEFLRDYPDTIKLTANARAIVDSNCLRCHAYTVGNTPLAAGGQQCTKCHRGMIHNQIVVKEEVRVE from the coding sequence GTGGAATTAAAAAACTATCTGGACAAGAAAAGCCTTACACTTATACTGCTGGGCATGGTTGCCGCATTTGCCGGACTTGCCGTAGCCGGCGGCGGTATGGCCTATGCCGACAATGCCGCGTTTTGCAGCAGTTGCCATTCGATGCAGCGTGTTGCCGCTACCTGGCAGGTATCGAACCATCGCCAATTTACCTGCGGCGACTGTCATTTGCCTCATGATAATATTGTCCACAAAATGTATGTAAAAAGTCAAACCGGCATGCATGATACCTATCACGAATTCTTGCGCGACTACCCTGACACGATTAAGCTTACCGCTAACGCAAGAGCCATTGTTGACAGCAACTGTTTGCGCTGTCATGCCTACACAGTAGGCAATACCCCTTTGGCAGCCGGTGGCCAGCAATGTACAAAATGCCACCGCGGCATGATTCATAACCAAATTGTAGTCAAGGAGGAAGTTCGCGTTGAATAG
- the nrfA_2 gene encoding Cytochrome c nitrite reductase subunit NrfA, producing MNRTQKILIAFLALVVIFTGAVISRVWIFKPQSTVKLVKMPAGEYDTEAWGRNYPLEYVSYKKNLETAPSPTGYGGSVKVQKAEMQPELYTNFKGNPFSKDYTEDRGHPYSMDDLRESKRIGPAAKGACITCKTPYIEQAYKEMGWGYASQPLTELMDKAKHPINCANCHDPETMGLRVLNPAFIEAMQRRGINVSKASREEMRSYVCAQCHSEYYFEPGTYKVIFPWDKGLTPQQMYEYYSTKPNGFAQDFIHPDSGVPVLKAQHPDYEEWQNGVHGQFGVSCADCHMPYMRKSGQKYTSHWITSPLKTLNESCSPCHNQGQELLFSQVKAFQDNVWQLQHTAGQKIARAHGAIQKAAGTAAANQTELANARELLRRAQWYWDYVAAANSMGFHNPVQELNTLGQAIDLSNQAIDAANKAAGTNSL from the coding sequence TTGAATAGGACCCAGAAAATCCTGATAGCGTTTTTGGCGCTAGTTGTGATATTCACCGGCGCGGTTATCAGCCGGGTGTGGATTTTTAAACCCCAGTCAACTGTTAAACTTGTTAAAATGCCGGCTGGAGAATATGATACCGAGGCCTGGGGCAGAAACTACCCGCTGGAATATGTCAGTTATAAAAAAAATTTGGAAACAGCGCCGTCACCTACCGGCTACGGCGGCAGCGTCAAGGTGCAAAAAGCTGAGATGCAGCCGGAGTTGTACACCAATTTTAAGGGTAATCCCTTTAGTAAGGATTATACTGAAGACCGTGGCCATCCGTATTCTATGGATGACCTGCGCGAGTCCAAACGCATAGGGCCGGCAGCCAAAGGCGCCTGTATTACTTGTAAAACACCCTATATAGAACAAGCCTACAAAGAAATGGGCTGGGGCTATGCCAGCCAGCCGTTGACCGAACTGATGGACAAGGCCAAGCATCCCATCAACTGCGCCAATTGTCACGACCCTGAAACTATGGGTCTGCGTGTCCTCAACCCGGCCTTTATTGAGGCTATGCAAAGGCGCGGCATTAATGTCAGCAAAGCCAGCCGTGAAGAAATGCGCAGCTATGTCTGCGCCCAATGCCACTCAGAATATTATTTTGAGCCAGGCACTTATAAGGTAATTTTTCCTTGGGACAAAGGCTTGACCCCACAGCAGATGTATGAATATTATTCAACTAAGCCTAACGGATTTGCGCAGGACTTTATTCATCCGGACTCAGGGGTGCCTGTGTTAAAGGCGCAGCACCCTGATTATGAAGAATGGCAAAACGGGGTACACGGCCAGTTCGGCGTTTCCTGCGCCGATTGCCATATGCCTTACATGCGTAAAAGCGGGCAAAAATACACTTCCCACTGGATAACAAGTCCGCTCAAAACACTGAACGAATCCTGTTCGCCTTGCCATAATCAGGGTCAAGAACTGTTATTCAGCCAGGTTAAAGCTTTCCAAGACAATGTTTGGCAGCTCCAGCACACCGCCGGGCAGAAAATCGCCAGAGCACACGGCGCTATCCAAAAAGCCGCGGGAACGGCTGCTGCCAATCAGACTGAGCTGGCTAACGCCCGCGAGCTCTTACGCCGTGCCCAATGGTACTGGGACTATGTGGCAGCCGCTAACAGCATGGGTTTTCACAACCCTGTGCAGGAACTTAATACTTTGGGGCAGGCCATTGATTTGTCCAATCAGGCCATTGATGCTGCCAACAAAGCTGCCGGCACCAACTCTTTATAA
- the hoxK gene encoding Uptake hydrogenase small subunit translates to MDKRDTLWELFQKKNISRRDFLKTCVALTSLMGLSTELIPQVVEAAEQKPLPPVIWLHGHECTGCDESFIRSQSPLASDLVLNMIALEYMDVLASAAGEPLEHHLEETISKYAGQYLLVFEGAVPTAENGIYCMVGGKPILETLKHAASGALAIIENGSCAAWGGIQAARPNPTNSVAVSEVVRGKPIVKVPGCPPIPEVLTGTIMHFALFGQLPPVDSQGRPKQFFGNRIHDTCYRRPFFDSGMFVENFDDIASKAGWCLYKVGCRGPEAYNSCGNMRWWNGMSYPIQSGAPCVACAANNFWDNDPFYERLPNIPVPNTIANADKIGGILAGVTAAGVVAHGVASYIQHKVHQSKEEKAHGAGQQPEGDRDNE, encoded by the coding sequence ATGGATAAGCGGGATACCCTTTGGGAATTATTCCAGAAGAAAAATATCAGCAGACGTGATTTTCTCAAAACATGCGTGGCCCTGACAAGTCTGATGGGATTGTCGACTGAATTGATACCGCAAGTTGTTGAGGCGGCAGAGCAAAAGCCGCTGCCGCCGGTCATCTGGCTGCATGGTCATGAGTGCACAGGCTGCGACGAAAGCTTTATCAGATCGCAGTCGCCGTTGGCTTCCGACCTGGTACTTAATATGATTGCCCTTGAATATATGGACGTGTTGGCGTCAGCGGCCGGTGAGCCGCTTGAGCACCACCTTGAAGAAACTATTAGTAAATACGCCGGGCAATATCTTTTGGTATTTGAAGGTGCTGTGCCTACGGCGGAGAACGGCATCTATTGCATGGTTGGCGGCAAGCCAATCCTGGAAACTCTAAAACATGCCGCAAGTGGCGCGCTAGCCATTATCGAAAATGGCTCATGTGCCGCCTGGGGCGGTATTCAGGCCGCCAGGCCCAACCCCACCAACTCGGTGGCGGTAAGTGAAGTGGTACGCGGCAAACCGATTGTCAAAGTACCCGGCTGTCCGCCTATTCCCGAGGTGCTGACAGGCACTATCATGCATTTTGCTTTGTTCGGCCAACTGCCGCCTGTTGACAGCCAAGGCCGGCCTAAGCAATTCTTCGGGAACCGGATTCATGATACCTGTTACCGGCGTCCATTTTTTGATTCCGGCATGTTTGTGGAAAATTTCGACGATATTGCCAGCAAAGCCGGCTGGTGTTTGTACAAGGTGGGCTGCCGGGGACCGGAAGCCTACAACTCCTGTGGCAATATGCGCTGGTGGAACGGCATGAGCTATCCTATCCAGTCCGGAGCGCCGTGCGTGGCCTGCGCTGCCAACAACTTCTGGGACAATGATCCGTTCTACGAGCGCTTGCCGAATATTCCGGTGCCTAACACCATTGCCAATGCTGACAAAATTGGCGGTATCCTGGCCGGAGTAACTGCTGCCGGGGTAGTGGCGCATGGTGTGGCGTCATATATTCAGCATAAGGTACATCAGTCCAAAGAAGAAAAAGCGCACGGAGCCGGCCAACAGCCTGAAGGCGACCGGGATAACGAATAG
- the hoxG gene encoding Uptake hydrogenase large subunit, with the protein MKRIVVDPINRIEGHLRVEIKVDETTGKVEDALSSGTAWRGIELVLKGRDPRDAWLFAQRICGVCTTVHALASLRAVEDALGIDIPKNANYIRNIIAASQMVHDHTVHFYHLHALDWVSPVAALKADPAAAAALQNTVLDKYTLNLSGPVSFDTSAYAKDFPKATTAYFKDIQNRIKKVVDSGQLGIFAAHYWDHPDYNVLPPEAHLMAVAHYLNMLDRQREIVIPHIIFGGKNPHPHYIVGGMPCSISMNDMNAPVNTERLAVVDNSINLSIDLANGFYVPDVLVIGDLFVKAGYVDGGGLAGQRVLAFGDYPEDHYSGIANGDYFKNLLVRANGVVENFGQGVAKATFYPLEGKDLSDPNVLAEGVEHSWYSYPETGKDLHPWSGVTSPQYTGPKEGDKTHWKYLDEAGKYSWIKTPKWNGKMAEVGPLAKYIVVYTKVKQGIIGEPTWAEKFIVDQIETVSKLLNLPPEKWMPTTVGRTAARGLDAQLSAYISKYFFDKLVNNIKAGDTNVANTRTWDPATWPQEAKGVGLHEAPRGGLSHWVTIKNGKIDNYQAVVPSTWNACPRDSKAGYGAYEASMIDTKVKLAEKPLEILRVVHSFDPCLACATHLYDREGKELSVVRTDPYL; encoded by the coding sequence ATGAAACGCATAGTTGTTGACCCGATTAACCGGATTGAAGGCCACCTGCGGGTTGAGATAAAAGTTGACGAAACTACCGGCAAAGTCGAAGACGCACTGTCAAGCGGTACGGCTTGGCGGGGGATAGAACTGGTCTTAAAAGGACGTGATCCGCGTGATGCCTGGCTGTTCGCCCAAAGAATCTGCGGCGTATGTACTACAGTGCATGCTTTGGCCAGCTTACGGGCCGTTGAAGACGCCCTCGGTATTGACATTCCCAAAAACGCCAACTATATCCGCAATATCATTGCCGCTTCCCAAATGGTACATGACCATACCGTGCATTTTTACCACTTGCACGCCTTAGACTGGGTAAGCCCGGTAGCGGCGCTCAAAGCTGACCCGGCCGCTGCGGCGGCACTGCAGAACACCGTACTTGATAAATACACGCTGAACCTTAGTGGTCCGGTAAGCTTTGACACCAGTGCTTATGCTAAAGATTTTCCCAAGGCCACCACGGCATACTTTAAAGACATTCAAAACCGGATAAAAAAGGTTGTTGACAGCGGTCAACTGGGTATTTTCGCTGCCCATTACTGGGACCATCCTGATTACAACGTGTTGCCGCCCGAAGCCCACCTTATGGCCGTAGCCCACTACCTGAACATGCTTGACCGGCAGCGGGAGATTGTTATTCCGCACATTATTTTCGGCGGTAAAAACCCCCATCCTCACTATATTGTCGGCGGCATGCCCTGTTCCATTTCCATGAACGACATGAACGCTCCTGTCAACACCGAGCGCCTGGCGGTTGTTGATAACTCGATCAATTTATCAATCGACCTGGCAAATGGTTTCTATGTGCCTGACGTGCTGGTTATTGGGGATTTGTTTGTCAAAGCCGGCTATGTAGACGGCGGCGGCCTGGCCGGACAGCGGGTATTAGCTTTTGGCGACTATCCTGAAGATCATTACAGCGGCATAGCGAACGGCGATTATTTTAAAAACCTGCTGGTCCGCGCCAATGGCGTGGTAGAAAACTTTGGCCAGGGCGTGGCCAAGGCCACATTCTATCCGCTGGAAGGCAAAGATTTAAGCGATCCAAATGTTCTGGCCGAAGGGGTTGAGCACTCCTGGTACAGCTATCCGGAAACCGGCAAAGACCTGCACCCCTGGAGCGGTGTTACCAGTCCGCAGTACACCGGGCCTAAAGAAGGCGACAAAACTCATTGGAAATACCTTGACGAAGCCGGGAAATACTCCTGGATTAAAACCCCCAAATGGAATGGCAAGATGGCTGAAGTCGGTCCGCTGGCCAAATACATTGTTGTGTACACCAAGGTTAAACAAGGGATTATCGGGGAGCCGACCTGGGCCGAGAAATTTATCGTTGACCAAATTGAAACGGTGTCCAAACTGCTTAATCTGCCGCCGGAAAAATGGATGCCCACCACTGTTGGCCGGACGGCTGCGCGTGGTTTGGATGCTCAATTAAGCGCCTATATCAGTAAATATTTCTTTGACAAGCTGGTAAATAATATTAAAGCAGGTGACACCAACGTAGCCAATACCCGTACCTGGGACCCGGCAACCTGGCCCCAAGAAGCTAAAGGCGTCGGCCTGCATGAGGCGCCGCGCGGCGGACTTAGTCACTGGGTAACCATCAAAAATGGCAAAATTGATAACTACCAAGCCGTGGTGCCTTCTACCTGGAATGCCTGTCCGCGTGACAGCAAAGCCGGTTATGGCGCTTATGAAGCCAGTATGATCGATACCAAAGTAAAACTTGCCGAAAAACCGCTGGAAATACTCCGGGTTGTCCATTCCTTTGATCCCTGCCTGGCCTGCGCTACCCATCTGTATGACCGCGAGGGCAAGGAACTTTCCGTTGTCCGCACTGACCCTTATCTGTAA
- the hyaC gene encoding putative Ni/Fe-hydrogenase 1 B-type cytochrome subunit, with protein MRQGAMKAYYLFSPWTRIFHWVMVVCVFILFVTGLYIGNPFFLGSQGMEPTFAVNNVLSMEMVRYIHFIAGYVLVVSFIPRIYGFIINPGDRLLPRPWTKLYWTGMIDTQMHYMFMRGKHRPYLRNSLARSGYLAVYLMFLIEAVTGFAMYYMVEPNRFLAKIFGPVNNWLVNEYMVHIIHHFVAWFIILFVIVHVYMAIRADLTEKGGEISAMFSGVKYMEEEPDDLGDIMDIKKSSVK; from the coding sequence ATGCGTCAAGGAGCAATGAAAGCTTATTACCTGTTTAGCCCATGGACACGGATTTTTCACTGGGTCATGGTGGTATGTGTTTTTATTCTGTTTGTTACCGGCCTTTATATCGGCAATCCTTTTTTCCTGGGATCACAGGGAATGGAGCCGACTTTTGCCGTTAATAATGTCTTGTCGATGGAAATGGTCAGATATATTCATTTCATCGCCGGATATGTGCTGGTTGTATCCTTTATTCCGCGTATTTACGGCTTTATCATCAACCCTGGCGACAGACTGCTGCCAAGACCCTGGACCAAACTGTACTGGACAGGGATGATAGACACCCAAATGCATTATATGTTTATGCGCGGTAAACATCGTCCCTATTTGCGAAATTCATTGGCCCGGTCAGGATATTTGGCCGTATATCTTATGTTTTTGATTGAAGCCGTTACCGGTTTTGCCATGTACTATATGGTTGAACCCAACCGGTTCCTGGCTAAAATATTCGGTCCCGTCAACAACTGGCTGGTAAACGAGTATATGGTACATATCATTCACCACTTTGTCGCCTGGTTTATCATCTTGTTTGTTATCGTGCATGTATATATGGCTATCAGAGCCGATCTTACTGAAAAAGGCGGCGAGATTTCGGCCATGTTTTCGGGTGTCAAATACATGGAGGAAGAGCCTGACGATCTGGGCGATATAATGGACATCAAAAAAAGTAGCGTAAAATAA
- the hybD gene encoding Hydrogenase 2 maturation protease — protein sequence MEKTIVLGIGNILMRDEGFGVRVIEEFTRSYAFPDSVEVLDGGTLGMELLRFINGAGRLLIIDAINGGDAPGAFYQFAGDQVKAYFRHKVSMHELGIQDVLAALELLGQPVEEIVVMGVQPAVIDIGLELSDTVLPAVTTTVEAALDVLRTWGINCLPHT from the coding sequence ATGGAAAAAACTATTGTTTTAGGTATTGGCAATATATTGATGCGAGACGAAGGTTTTGGCGTCCGGGTGATCGAAGAATTCACCCGGAGCTATGCCTTTCCGGACAGTGTTGAGGTTCTTGACGGCGGTACGCTGGGCATGGAACTGCTCAGGTTCATCAACGGCGCCGGCCGGCTGCTGATTATTGACGCTATTAACGGTGGCGATGCACCGGGTGCGTTTTATCAGTTTGCCGGTGACCAGGTTAAAGCCTATTTTAGGCATAAAGTATCAATGCACGAACTGGGGATTCAGGATGTATTGGCCGCGCTGGAACTTTTGGGCCAGCCTGTGGAGGAAATTGTCGTTATGGGGGTTCAGCCGGCTGTCATCGATATCGGGCTTGAGCTGAGCGACACAGTACTGCCTGCCGTTACCACAACTGTGGAAGCGGCACTTGACGTTTTACGCACCTGGGGTATAAACTGCCTGCCGCATACATAG
- the aroH gene encoding Chorismate mutase AroH: protein MVRGVRGATTVAANNREEIFERVAELLKTIVEENAMATEDIGAVIFSSTPDLNAAFPAAGARRLGWLQVPLFGTQEIECPDAPPLCIRVLILWNSDVPQQDVKHIYLHDAVGLRQDLSG from the coding sequence ATGGTACGTGGTGTTCGTGGTGCGACAACGGTTGCTGCCAATAACCGGGAGGAAATATTCGAACGGGTGGCTGAGCTTCTTAAGACAATAGTAGAGGAGAACGCCATGGCTACTGAAGATATTGGCGCTGTAATATTTAGCTCAACCCCTGACCTCAACGCTGCTTTTCCGGCTGCGGGCGCGAGAAGATTGGGGTGGCTCCAGGTGCCTCTGTTTGGGACGCAGGAGATCGAATGTCCTGACGCGCCCCCGCTTTGTATCCGGGTATTGATTTTATGGAATTCAGATGTGCCGCAGCAAGATGTCAAGCATATTTACCTTCATGATGCCGTAGGACTGCGGCAGGATCTATCAGGATAA